In the Nitrospirales bacterium LBB_01 genome, one interval contains:
- a CDS encoding HAMP domain-containing protein, whose amino-acid sequence MFRNLKVATRIGGSFGIIMLLILVIAGGVYIGFNKIKQNVKQVKDESLPYTLIADDMVLNITQVQQFLTDVSATHNTDGYKDAEEAAKKFNEEIDKVIGMYRSENNTKSLQKMEELKGLFARYYAEGKRMADAYVNQGIDAGNKIMEDFDKLSSELQEKAGNFREEQTKEIKENTNGILNVLNSTLMNVAAIIAIILIIAVIITIWISRSITIPLKKAVDTANQMAQGDLTVDIDATSKDELGELCLAMKTMLEKLKNILSEVREASGQVTAGSGELSTSAQQLSEGATEQAAAVEEVSSSMQEMASNIKQNADNSQQTERMSAKASQDAQESGKAVDEAVTAMKEIASKISIIEEIARQTNLLALNAAIEAARAGEHGKGFAVVASEVRKLAERSQKAAGEISQLSSTTVKVSEKAGNMLKQLVPDIQRTAELVQEITAASNEQNIGAEQINKAITQLDQVIQQNASASEEMASTSEELTSQAEQLQNAISFFRTGNNVDISGRRLISSGHTV is encoded by the coding sequence ATGTTTAGGAATTTGAAAGTTGCAACAAGGATAGGCGGTAGTTTTGGAATTATTATGTTGCTTATATTAGTTATAGCTGGAGGCGTTTACATTGGATTCAATAAGATAAAACAAAACGTCAAACAAGTTAAGGATGAGAGCCTGCCATATACTCTTATTGCAGACGATATGGTTTTAAACATAACTCAGGTGCAGCAATTTTTAACAGACGTATCTGCAACACATAATACAGACGGCTATAAAGATGCAGAAGAGGCTGCAAAAAAGTTTAATGAAGAAATAGATAAAGTCATTGGGATGTACAGGTCTGAAAACAATACTAAGTCTCTACAAAAAATGGAAGAATTAAAAGGTTTATTTGCCAGATACTATGCTGAGGGTAAGAGAATGGCAGATGCATACGTTAATCAGGGAATAGACGCAGGAAACAAAATAATGGAGGATTTTGATAAACTATCTTCCGAGCTGCAAGAAAAAGCAGGGAACTTCAGAGAGGAACAGACTAAAGAAATCAAGGAAAATACAAATGGTATCTTAAATGTATTGAACTCTACACTTATGAATGTGGCGGCAATTATAGCAATTATTCTAATTATTGCCGTCATTATAACCATTTGGATTAGCCGCAGTATTACAATTCCTTTGAAGAAAGCTGTAGATACTGCAAATCAAATGGCACAAGGTGATTTAACTGTGGATATTGATGCCACATCAAAAGACGAGTTAGGAGAGCTTTGTTTAGCTATGAAGACCATGCTTGAAAAATTAAAAAACATCTTAAGCGAGGTAAGAGAGGCCTCAGGGCAGGTAACTGCTGGCAGCGGGGAGTTAAGCACAAGCGCTCAGCAGCTATCCGAGGGCGCTACCGAACAGGCAGCGGCAGTTGAGGAGGTATCATCGTCAATGCAGGAGATGGCGTCCAATATTAAACAAAATGCAGATAACTCCCAGCAGACAGAACGTATGTCAGCTAAAGCCTCCCAGGACGCTCAAGAAAGCGGAAAGGCTGTGGATGAGGCAGTGACAGCCATGAAAGAAATCGCAAGCAAAATCTCCATAATAGAGGAAATCGCAAGACAAACTAACCTCCTAGCGCTTAATGCTGCCATTGAAGCTGCACGCGCAGGTGAACACGGTAAGGGTTTTGCCGTAGTAGCATCAGAAGTGAGAAAATTAGCGGAAAGAAGTCAAAAAGCTGCAGGAGAAATCAGTCAGTTATCGTCTACAACTGTAAAAGTATCAGAAAAAGCAGGAAATATGCTTAAACAGTTGGTACCTGATATTCAAAGGACGGCAGAGCTGGTACAGGAAATAACTGCGGCAAGTAATGAGCAAAATATTGGAGCCGAGCAGATAAACAAAGCGATTACTCAGCTTGACCAGGTGATTCAACAAAACGCATCCGCCTCTGAGGAGATGGCATCCACCTCTGAGGAGCTTACATCGCAAGCTGAACAACTACAAAATGCTATATCTTTTTTCAGAACCGGCAATAATGTGGATATATCCGGTAGGAGACTAATCAGTAGTGGGCACACAGTATAA
- a CDS encoding polysaccharide biosynthesis protein: MKRKFYFILSDTLIIAASLYLAFYIRFDFSSDLVDRYLQLIVFFLPIFMIVKVSTFYVFRIYSITWRYVGLNDLIKIVNSLIASEMVLIGVIYYMFLPETARFSSLLGGGIVFPRSIVVIDWILSLMFMSAIRISKRLYHEILSRKRSKEGKSTIIIGAGNSAEMLVREISRQLVPEFNVIGFLDDDPNKIGAYVHSIKVLGKIDKLRDLIYQYNIQVVIIAITNLDYGVLKRIYEMSRGSGIKNIKITPMMHGENNVNVAISSLEDLKIEDLIGRQVIKLDYGQIKDFLSGNKVVVFGAGGSIGSEVASQLCALRPSHLVLFDMDETAMFNIENKLSKHYPALRQNISYVIGNITDTSRVEEIFMRYRPDKVYHAAAYKHVPMMEHNPTEAIKVNVLGTHNIAELSERFGVKTFIMLSTDKAVNPCGIMGATKRAAEELCRVVAGNTSFISVRFGNVLGSRGSVLPLMLEQLRKGGPLTVTHRDMERYFMTIPEAVSLVLQASVIGQSGDIMILDMGKPVRILELAEELIRLHGMTPYKDIDIEFIGLRPAEKLREELYTTAEKISKTSHEKILTIMNEGYSTKPEIDAMLEQLRNTLQSSQPHKDKEIRDILKKYHMLCN, translated from the coding sequence GTGAAGCGGAAATTTTACTTTATCTTATCTGATACTCTTATCATTGCGGCGTCTCTATACCTGGCCTTCTACATCCGTTTTGATTTTTCCTCTGACCTTGTGGACAGATATCTGCAGCTAATAGTTTTTTTTCTGCCAATTTTTATGATAGTAAAAGTCTCAACTTTTTACGTATTTAGAATCTACAGCATTACATGGCGGTACGTTGGCTTAAATGACTTAATTAAAATTGTTAACTCATTAATAGCCTCTGAGATGGTTCTTATAGGAGTCATATATTACATGTTTTTACCGGAGACAGCACGATTTAGTTCGCTGTTGGGAGGCGGCATAGTGTTTCCCCGCAGTATAGTAGTCATAGACTGGATATTGTCGCTAATGTTTATGTCTGCCATAAGAATCTCCAAGCGCCTCTATCACGAGATACTAAGCCGGAAACGGAGTAAAGAGGGCAAGAGCACAATAATAATCGGAGCAGGCAACTCTGCTGAAATGCTGGTCAGAGAGATATCCAGACAGCTTGTACCGGAATTTAACGTAATCGGTTTTCTTGATGATGACCCTAATAAAATCGGCGCCTATGTGCACAGCATTAAGGTGCTGGGAAAGATTGATAAACTCAGAGACCTCATATATCAATACAACATTCAGGTGGTTATTATAGCAATAACCAATCTTGATTATGGCGTGCTTAAGAGAATATATGAAATGTCACGCGGCTCGGGGATAAAAAACATAAAAATCACCCCCATGATGCACGGAGAAAACAACGTCAATGTGGCAATAAGTTCTCTTGAGGATTTAAAAATAGAGGACCTCATAGGACGGCAGGTAATAAAACTTGACTATGGGCAAATAAAGGATTTTTTGTCGGGTAATAAGGTAGTGGTATTTGGAGCAGGCGGGTCAATCGGCTCAGAGGTTGCCAGCCAGTTGTGTGCTCTGAGACCATCTCATCTTGTGCTTTTTGATATGGATGAGACGGCCATGTTTAATATAGAAAATAAACTCAGTAAGCATTATCCTGCGCTAAGACAAAACATAAGTTATGTGATAGGCAATATAACGGACACATCAAGAGTTGAGGAAATCTTCATGCGTTACCGACCGGATAAAGTGTATCATGCGGCAGCCTATAAGCACGTTCCTATGATGGAGCATAATCCTACGGAGGCAATCAAGGTTAACGTATTAGGTACACACAATATAGCTGAGCTTTCGGAGCGTTTTGGGGTGAAAACATTCATAATGCTTTCTACCGATAAAGCAGTTAACCCCTGTGGGATAATGGGAGCAACCAAGCGTGCTGCCGAGGAGCTTTGCAGGGTGGTGGCCGGCAACACGAGTTTTATATCGGTAAGGTTTGGCAATGTGCTTGGAAGCCGAGGGAGTGTGTTGCCGCTTATGCTTGAGCAGCTGCGCAAAGGAGGACCCCTTACCGTAACACACAGGGACATGGAACGCTACTTTATGACAATCCCTGAAGCTGTGTCACTTGTCTTACAAGCAAGCGTGATTGGGCAAAGCGGCGACATCATGATTCTTGATATGGGAAAACCGGTCAGGATTCTTGAGCTTGCAGAGGAGTTAATCAGGCTTCACGGCATGACTCCGTATAAAGACATTGACATAGAGTTTATAGGGCTTAGACCTGCCGAAAAACTAAGAGAGGAACTCTACACCACTGCAGAGAAAATCTCTAAAACATCGCATGAAAAAATACTTACGATAATGAATGAAGGATACAGCACAAAGCCTGAAATCGATGCCATGTTAGAACAATTGAGAAATACACTACAAAGCAGCCAGCCGCATAAAGACAAGGAAATCAGGGATATTCTCAAGAAATACCATATGCTGTGCAATTGA
- a CDS encoding GAF domain-containing protein: protein MKFNIKILLSFVGLSLVSLLFFGYIVWHGMTELSDYITVINARLGELARQNNIDKHRYEAEKHLIETAASEVDIQVLHVKKMVASAIPFILLMVLCASALITRKATRSIKSIIEGIKSVGRGNLQYRMSITVGDEFEELAHAYNKMADELQAYDLKLKEQTQQLINTNDDMVREILVRMEKEDIENKRNAERLRFRDALLYLSRRDLSEPDAAFKKITLLVSETIAVARVSIWLYDKDKTAILCRCLYKAEQDAYESGFILKAVDYPRYFEALKNNRIIVASDARTDPRTSEFTEGYLKPLNIVSMMDAGINQKGEVAGVICCEQTETQIVWTMEAQEFVSSVSDMISLVLESAQRTQTERMLIQQSKLAAMGEMLSMIAHQWRQPLSSISTIAADMQVAIAIGQLDMKDFNDSLDKINEQSQYLSNTINDFKNFFSPTRKKETVMPDYIIEHALKIIGKSIEYKTIEVRREYSYKTAILSYPNELIQVLLNILKNAQDILLERKVTSPVIVIGGYDDDVNTFIEVSDNAGGVDENLIDKIFEPYFTTREDTGGTGLGLYMSKTIVEKHCKGSFTVKNQKDGVCFIIKLPVENKENEDV from the coding sequence ATGAAATTTAACATAAAGATACTGCTATCGTTTGTTGGGCTTTCACTGGTATCATTGCTTTTTTTTGGCTACATAGTGTGGCATGGCATGACAGAACTTAGTGACTACATTACTGTTATTAATGCCCGACTTGGAGAACTGGCACGACAAAACAACATTGACAAGCACAGATATGAGGCGGAAAAACACCTTATTGAAACAGCAGCAAGCGAGGTAGATATCCAGGTGTTGCATGTTAAAAAGATGGTGGCTTCCGCAATTCCTTTTATCCTGCTTATGGTTTTATGTGCGTCAGCCTTAATAACAAGAAAAGCAACAAGATCTATAAAGTCTATTATAGAGGGAATAAAGAGTGTAGGACGTGGAAATCTACAATACAGGATGAGCATTACTGTCGGTGACGAGTTTGAGGAACTTGCCCATGCCTATAATAAAATGGCTGATGAGCTTCAGGCATACGATTTAAAGCTAAAGGAACAGACTCAACAGCTCATAAATACAAACGATGACATGGTTAGAGAAATATTGGTTCGCATGGAAAAAGAGGATATTGAAAATAAAAGAAATGCAGAGCGACTGCGCTTCAGGGACGCCCTTCTTTATTTAAGCCGGAGGGATCTTTCAGAGCCAGATGCGGCATTTAAAAAAATAACCCTGTTGGTTTCAGAAACTATTGCAGTAGCGCGTGTAAGCATATGGCTGTATGACAAGGACAAAACAGCTATCCTCTGCCGCTGTCTTTATAAAGCAGAGCAGGATGCTTATGAGTCGGGCTTTATTCTGAAAGCTGTGGATTACCCAAGGTACTTTGAAGCGTTAAAGAATAACCGTATCATAGTTGCCTCCGATGCGCGTACAGACCCACGCACCTCTGAGTTTACAGAGGGCTACCTCAAACCGCTTAACATTGTCTCTATGATGGATGCCGGTATAAATCAGAAGGGAGAGGTTGCAGGTGTAATCTGTTGTGAACAAACAGAGACACAAATAGTGTGGACTATGGAGGCACAAGAGTTTGTCTCCTCGGTGTCGGATATGATCTCATTAGTTTTAGAGTCGGCACAGCGCACTCAGACCGAACGTATGCTGATACAACAGTCAAAACTTGCCGCCATGGGAGAGATGCTCTCTATGATAGCGCATCAGTGGAGACAGCCGCTTTCTTCTATCAGTACAATTGCTGCGGACATGCAGGTTGCTATTGCCATTGGGCAGCTTGACATGAAGGATTTTAACGACTCTCTGGACAAGATTAACGAACAGTCACAGTATCTATCAAACACTATTAATGATTTTAAAAACTTTTTCAGCCCGACAAGGAAAAAGGAAACAGTCATGCCTGATTATATAATTGAGCATGCATTGAAGATAATTGGTAAATCCATCGAGTATAAAACTATTGAAGTCCGCAGGGAATACTCTTACAAGACAGCTATACTCTCATACCCTAATGAACTTATCCAGGTTCTCTTAAATATCCTGAAAAATGCCCAGGACATCTTGTTGGAAAGAAAGGTTACATCTCCGGTCATTGTCATAGGAGGGTATGATGATGACGTCAACACTTTTATAGAGGTCTCTGACAATGCAGGAGGTGTAGATGAGAATCTTATCGATAAGATTTTTGAGCCATATTTTACAACACGAGAGGACACAGGCGGTACAGGACTTGGACTTTACATGTCAAAGACTATTGTAGAAAAACACTGCAAGGGCAGCTTCACCGTAAAAAACCAAAAAGACGGTGTTTGTTTTATAATAAAACTTCCTGTTGAAAACAAGGAAAATGAGGACGTATGA
- a CDS encoding response regulator: MIDSGKIKELSKQAEGLSVLYVEDDVHLQRNTLKLLSRFFEKIDTASNGKEGIEKYSNGAYDIVITDIRMPVMNGIEMAAQIREINPAQPIIVTSAHDESQFLIELINLNVSSFVLKPIDASKIIDVLRDIVDKIWVNRYEHDYKRLLEEAVKDKTRELSDVIDVATSLGNELMQRLVAASEQKDTDTGSHIVRIGLYAEHLAREMGMTEDFISSIAFGAQLHDIGKIGIKDSILLKSGPLTAEEFDTMKSHTEIGAKILSGSKYARIQMAEAIARCHHEKWDGTGYPRGLTGTDIPLEARIVIICDQYDALAMKRPYKQALEHKEVVRIITEGDGRTMPQHFDPEVLNIFAKVSDNFMQIYGKNNTAGL, encoded by the coding sequence ATGATAGATTCAGGAAAGATTAAAGAGCTGTCTAAACAAGCCGAAGGGCTTTCGGTGCTTTATGTTGAGGATGACGTCCATCTTCAGAGAAACACACTGAAACTTTTGTCCAGATTTTTTGAAAAAATTGACACAGCGTCAAATGGCAAAGAGGGTATTGAAAAATACTCTAACGGTGCCTACGATATAGTCATAACAGACATCAGAATGCCTGTTATGAATGGAATTGAAATGGCAGCCCAAATAAGGGAAATCAATCCTGCTCAACCCATAATAGTTACGTCGGCGCACGACGAGTCACAGTTCCTTATCGAGCTTATCAACTTAAATGTAAGCAGTTTTGTTTTAAAACCCATTGACGCAAGTAAAATTATAGATGTTCTCAGAGACATAGTTGATAAGATTTGGGTTAATAGATACGAACACGACTACAAAAGACTCCTTGAGGAGGCGGTGAAGGACAAGACACGGGAGCTTTCCGATGTCATAGATGTAGCGACAAGTTTGGGTAACGAGTTAATGCAGCGGCTTGTGGCAGCAAGTGAGCAAAAGGACACAGACACCGGCAGCCATATAGTTAGAATTGGGCTATACGCCGAACACCTTGCCAGGGAAATGGGTATGACGGAGGATTTTATAAGCTCTATTGCATTTGGGGCACAGTTGCACGACATCGGGAAAATTGGAATAAAAGACAGCATTCTCTTAAAATCTGGGCCGCTTACTGCCGAGGAGTTTGATACTATGAAATCACATACAGAAATCGGAGCCAAAATACTTTCCGGTTCAAAGTATGCAAGAATACAGATGGCTGAGGCCATTGCCCGCTGTCACCACGAAAAATGGGATGGTACCGGCTATCCCAGAGGCCTCACAGGCACTGATATACCACTTGAGGCACGAATCGTAATCATCTGCGACCAATATGACGCATTAGCTATGAAAAGACCTTATAAGCAGGCCCTTGAACATAAAGAAGTCGTTAGAATAATCACAGAAGGCGACGGCAGAACCATGCCTCAACACTTTGACCCTGAGGTTTTAAATATATTTGCAAAAGTCTCTGATAATTTCATGCAAATATATGGAAAAAATAACACCGCAGGACTGTGA
- a CDS encoding dihydropteroate synthase: protein MLIIGEKLSIIAKRVREAMNKRDKGPIQEIAKAQFAAGAGMIDANIGPAEGMEDLMEWMVTTIQEVVPAPICLDTTNYDALEKGLKVHNNEWGKPLINSTSNDPERFPILELAAKYNCDVIGLTVGKGGLPADAEERSAIAAEIMARAMEYGLPVENIYLDPLVLQIATTQDQALKVVQTIKMFQELNDPPMKTVVGLSNISNGCPKHIRPILNNHFLALLMYEGLTAAIADAHEIITTVKTIDAITNNTLYAHSYLEM from the coding sequence ATGTTGATAATAGGTGAAAAGTTAAGCATAATAGCTAAGAGGGTTAGAGAGGCCATGAACAAGAGAGACAAGGGTCCCATTCAGGAGATAGCAAAGGCACAGTTTGCAGCCGGAGCTGGGATGATTGACGCTAATATTGGGCCAGCAGAAGGGATGGAGGATCTAATGGAATGGATGGTTACAACCATTCAGGAGGTTGTGCCGGCGCCTATATGTCTTGATACGACTAACTACGATGCGCTTGAAAAGGGACTCAAGGTGCATAACAACGAGTGGGGAAAGCCGCTCATTAATTCCACATCAAACGACCCTGAGCGTTTTCCAATTCTTGAGCTTGCCGCTAAGTACAACTGCGATGTTATTGGTCTTACTGTAGGTAAAGGAGGGCTTCCTGCCGATGCCGAAGAGCGTTCCGCTATTGCCGCAGAAATTATGGCAAGGGCTATGGAGTATGGACTTCCGGTAGAAAACATTTATCTTGATCCGCTTGTCCTTCAGATTGCGACCACTCAGGATCAGGCTCTAAAGGTGGTTCAAACCATCAAAATGTTTCAGGAGCTAAATGATCCGCCTATGAAAACCGTTGTCGGTCTTAGTAACATATCTAACGGTTGTCCTAAGCATATCAGACCGATTCTCAACAACCACTTCCTTGCACTTTTAATGTACGAGGGACTGACGGCAGCTATCGCAGACGCTCACGAAATTATCACCACCGTAAAAACCATAGACGCTATTACAAATAACACCTTGTATGCTCATTCTTATCTTGAAATGTAG
- a CDS encoding acetyl-CoA decarbonylase/synthase complex subunit delta has product MAFTLPKETYTGKVYPVTIGSGDKTVTFGGENVLPFHSFEGTTPYRPLVAYEIMDVPPTEWPDKVKEPYAAVSDNPVKWAKYCETELKAKAIALRLYGTHPDNGDKSAADAVIVVKDVLAAINVPLIIIGSNHAEKDTDVLVKVSEAAKGHTCIIGKAQEANYKTIAASAMANGHMLIAMSELDINLSKQLNIMITQLGFTKEKIIIDPMCSALGYGLEYTYTVMERIRLAALTQNDTTMQQPMLGDVGMYVWKIKEVTASEETLPEWGALTERGIAWEAQTAASLMLSGAELLIMRHPEAVKAVESFIDELM; this is encoded by the coding sequence ATGGCATTCACACTACCCAAAGAGACTTACACCGGTAAGGTATATCCGGTAACTATAGGCAGCGGTGACAAAACTGTCACCTTTGGTGGAGAAAACGTGCTTCCCTTTCATTCATTTGAAGGGACAACTCCCTACAGACCGTTGGTTGCATACGAGATAATGGATGTGCCTCCAACAGAGTGGCCAGATAAAGTAAAAGAGCCATATGCGGCAGTTTCAGACAATCCCGTAAAGTGGGCTAAGTATTGTGAAACTGAGTTGAAAGCGAAAGCCATAGCGCTAAGGCTCTACGGCACTCATCCCGATAATGGCGACAAGTCTGCTGCCGATGCCGTTATTGTCGTAAAAGACGTCCTTGCCGCAATAAACGTGCCGCTTATAATTATTGGCAGTAACCATGCGGAAAAAGACACCGATGTGCTTGTCAAAGTTTCTGAGGCAGCTAAAGGACATACCTGCATTATCGGTAAGGCACAAGAGGCTAACTATAAAACTATTGCAGCATCGGCTATGGCAAACGGACACATGCTTATAGCCATGTCAGAGCTTGACATAAATCTCTCCAAGCAGCTGAACATCATGATAACTCAACTGGGGTTTACCAAAGAGAAAATCATCATAGACCCCATGTGCTCAGCGCTTGGCTACGGACTTGAATACACTTACACGGTTATGGAAAGAATCCGGCTTGCCGCTTTAACCCAAAATGATACCACGATGCAGCAGCCAATGCTTGGCGATGTCGGCATGTACGTGTGGAAAATCAAAGAGGTTACCGCTTCAGAAGAAACACTGCCTGAGTGGGGCGCACTGACGGAAAGGGGTATTGCATGGGAGGCACAAACTGCCGCCTCGCTTATGCTCTCAGGAGCGGAGCTTCTTATCATGAGGCACCCTGAGGCTGTTAAGGCAGTTGAATCTTTTATTGATGAGTTAATGTAA
- a CDS encoding acetyl-CoA decarbonylase/synthase complex subunit gamma: MALTGVEIFKLLPKTNCKKCGFPTCLAFAMQLASRKVSLDACPDVSDAAKATLGEASAPPIRPITLGAGAKAVKLGEETVLFRHEKKFVNPCAFAIGIKDTDDAALQDKKIAECLTSEIERVGQKLKVDAIAIINESGDKGKFETLAKKVAEKAGDVPAIVCSSNTDAASAALAVFKDKKALLYGATMANVVEMAALAKANGAALGVTASNLDELADLTEKAKAAGIEDIVMDSGAKKAKDILEHNTMIRRAAIKKGNKSVGFPIINFMMRDDNMLETLMIGLGIAKYSSIVVLSSAEKWKNLVTFTLRQNIYTDPQVPMQVQQKIYEIGTPAPNSPLIVTTNFSLTYFIVAGEVENSKVSTWLAVMDCEGLSVLTAWAAGKFTAGKIAAFIKESGIEDKISNKELIIPGYVAILSGALEEKLDGWKITVGPREANAIPTYLKSRSA, from the coding sequence ATGGCATTAACAGGAGTTGAAATATTTAAACTGCTACCAAAGACCAACTGTAAGAAGTGCGGGTTTCCGACATGTTTGGCTTTTGCCATGCAGTTGGCAAGCCGCAAGGTTTCTTTAGATGCCTGCCCGGATGTCTCTGACGCTGCTAAGGCAACACTTGGAGAGGCATCAGCCCCGCCGATTAGACCAATCACACTTGGAGCAGGCGCAAAGGCCGTAAAGCTTGGCGAGGAAACGGTGCTTTTCCGCCATGAGAAGAAATTTGTAAATCCGTGCGCTTTTGCTATCGGGATTAAAGACACCGATGATGCGGCTCTTCAGGACAAGAAAATCGCCGAATGCCTCACATCGGAAATTGAACGCGTTGGTCAAAAGTTGAAAGTTGACGCTATCGCCATAATAAATGAATCCGGTGATAAGGGAAAATTTGAAACCCTTGCTAAAAAGGTCGCCGAAAAAGCCGGCGATGTTCCTGCTATAGTTTGTTCCTCTAACACTGACGCCGCCTCAGCCGCCCTTGCTGTTTTTAAAGACAAAAAAGCGCTTCTTTATGGGGCAACAATGGCAAATGTCGTTGAGATGGCGGCGCTTGCAAAGGCAAACGGTGCAGCTCTGGGCGTTACCGCTTCAAATCTTGATGAGCTTGCAGATTTAACTGAGAAGGCAAAAGCCGCTGGTATTGAGGACATCGTCATGGACTCAGGGGCTAAAAAGGCTAAAGATATTTTAGAGCATAACACGATGATTCGCCGGGCGGCTATCAAAAAAGGCAACAAATCAGTCGGGTTTCCCATTATTAACTTTATGATGAGAGACGACAACATGCTGGAGACTCTGATGATAGGTCTTGGCATTGCCAAGTACTCATCAATTGTAGTGCTAAGCAGCGCCGAAAAATGGAAAAACCTTGTCACATTCACGTTGAGACAAAACATCTACACAGACCCTCAGGTGCCAATGCAGGTACAGCAGAAGATTTACGAAATCGGAACACCTGCGCCAAATTCCCCGCTGATTGTAACCACAAACTTCTCGCTTACGTACTTTATAGTGGCTGGAGAGGTGGAAAACAGCAAAGTTTCCACATGGCTTGCAGTTATGGACTGCGAGGGGCTGTCGGTGCTTACCGCATGGGCGGCAGGTAAATTCACGGCAGGTAAAATAGCCGCATTTATTAAAGAAAGCGGTATAGAGGATAAGATTTCCAATAAGGAGCTGATAATCCCCGGCTATGTTGCCATTCTTAGCGGCGCTCTTGAGGAAAAGCTTGATGGCTGGAAAATCACCGTTGGGCCGCGTGAGGCTAACGCAATCCCCACGTATTTAAAGTCAAGGAGCGCATAG